In Sebastes fasciatus isolate fSebFas1 chromosome 15, fSebFas1.pri, whole genome shotgun sequence, a genomic segment contains:
- the thbs1a gene encoding thrombospondin-1, whose protein sequence is MMLCGIFLLLMLWSCEGARLAESRDDNSVYDLFDLARVNKRRNGVSLVKGADPYSPAYKVLDADLIPPVPDSSLRDLLDSIQAERGFLLLVNLKQFKKSRGSILTIEKNDGSGPVFEIISNGKANTLDVVYSTMNQQHLVSIEDADLATGHWKNITLFVQDDRVQLFVGCEEINVSEMDLPISKVLTQEVAHIARLRIGKGAVRDKFMGVLQNVRFVFGTTLDAVLRNKGCQSGATLTDVMTLDNPVNNSSPAIRTDYTGHKVKDLQTVCGFSCEDIASMFKELKGLGVVVKQLSQELRKVTVDNALLRNQTNIYSGSCIHNGITHNNKDEWTVDGCTECTCQNSATLCRKISCPLIPCANATVPDGECCPRCGPAINYTEDGWSPWSDWTHCSVTCGRGIQQRGRSCDRINSNCEGTSVQTRDCYPQECDKRFRQDGGWSHWSPWSSCSVTCGEGDITRIRLCNSPTPQMGGRDCQGDGRQTEICQMSPCPINGGWGPWSPWDTCSVTCDGGVQTRKRLCSDPIPKYGGKDCVGDASVSQRCNKQTCPVDGCISSPCFPGAKCNSFPDGSFRCGKCPLGYSGNGVACKDVDECKLVPDACHTHNGVHRCENTAPGYNCLPCPGRFSGPQPFGRGLEQATSKKQVCKPRNPCQDGSHDCHKNANCIYLGVYSESMFRCECRPGYAGNGRICGEDSDLDGWPNTDLRCVENATYHCKKDNCPNLPNSGQEDHDKDGLGDECDHDDDNDGIPDDRDNCPKVYNPAQYDADRDDVGDSCDNCVFEANTDQTDTDNNGEGDACAVDIDGDGILNENDNCPYVYNVDQRDTDRDGVGDHCDNCPLEHNPDQFDSDSDLVGDKCDNNQDIDEDGHQNNLDNCPYIANANQADHDKDGKGDACDHDDDNDGIPDEKDNCRLAFNPDQLDSDGDGRGDICKDDFDQDNVLDIYDVCPENFDISETDFRRFQMVPLDPKGTSQIDPNWVVRHQGKELVQTVNCDPGIAVGYDEFSAVDFSGTFFINTDRDDDYAGFVFGYQSSSRFYTVMWKQITQTYWSHTPTRAQGYSGLSIKVVNSTTGPGEHLRNALWHTGDTAGQVRTLWHDPKNIGWKDFTAYRWHLTHRPKSGLIRVVMYEGKRIMADSGNIYDKTYAGGRLGLYVFSQEMVYFSDLKYECRDT, encoded by the exons ATGATGCTGTGTGGCATCTTTTTGCTGTTGATGCTTTGGAGCTGTGAAGGCGCAAGATTGGCAG AGAGCCGGGATGATAACAGTGTGTATGACTTATTTGATCTGGCCCGGGTAAACAAGAGACGCAACGGAGTGAGTTTGGTCAAAGGTGCAGATCCCTACAGCCCTGCCTACAAGGTCCTCGACGCAGACCTGATCCCCCCAGTCCCCGACAGCTCCCTCAGGGACCTCCTCGACTCCATCCAGGCCGAGAGGGGCTTCCTCCTCCTTGTCAACCTGAAGCAGTTCAAGAAAAGCAGGGGCAGCATCTTGACCATCGAGAAGAACGATGGATCCGGGCCCGTTTTTGAGATCATCTCCAACGGCAAGGCGAACACCCTGGATGTGGTCTACTCCACCATGAACCAGCAGCATTTGGTGTCCATCGAGGATGCTGATCTGGCCACTGGACACTGGAAGAACATCACGCTGTTCGTTCAGGACGACCGCGTGCAGCTTTTTGTCGGCTGCGAGGAGATCAATGTGTCAGAGATGGATTTGCCGATCTCCAAAGTGCTGACCCAGGAGGTGGCACACATTGCCAGGCTCAGGATTGGAAAGGGAGCTGTGAGGGACAAATTCATG GGAGTGCTTCAAAATGTGCGCTTTGTCTTTGGGACCACTCTTGATGCCGTACTGAGAAATAAGGGATGCCAGAGTGGAG CTACCTTAACTGATGTCATGACCCTGGACAACCCAGTCAACAACTCCAGCCCTGCCATTAGGACTGATTACACCGGCCACAAAGTCAAAG ATCTGCAGACTGTCTGCGGCTTCTCTTGCGAGGACATCGCCAGCATGTTTAAGGAGCTCAAGGGACTCGGCGTGGTCGTCAAACAGCTGTCGCAAGAGCTCCGCAAAGTG ACTGTGGACAACGCACTGCTGAGAAATCAAACCAACATCTACAGTGGAAGCTGCATCCACAACGGCATTACGCACAACAACAAAGATGAATGGACCGTGGACGGCTGCACTGAGTGCACCTGCCAG AACTCTGCTACCCTGTGTCGCAAAATCTCCTGCCCTCTGATCCCATGCGCTAACGCCACCGTGCCCGACGGAGAGTGCTGCCCTCGCTGTGGACCAG CGATCAACTATACAGAGGATGGTTGGTCCCCCTGGTCTGACTGGACCCATTGTTCGGTGACTTGCGGCAGGGGCATCCAGCAGCGCGGACGCTCCTGCGACCGCATCAACAGCAACTGTGAGGGCACTTCTGTCCAGACCCGTGACTGCTACCCCCAGGAATGTGACAAACGCT TCAGGCAGGATGGCGGTTGGAGCCACTGGTCACCCTGGTCTTCGTGCTCTGTGACCTGTGGTGAGGGGGACATCACCCGGATACGCCTCTGCAACTCTCCCACACCCCAGATGGGTGGCAGAGACTGCCAGGGAGATGGACGTCAAACGGAAATCTGCCAAATGTCACCCTGTCCTA TCAATGGAGGTTGGGGACCTTGGTCACCGTGGGACACCTGCAGTGTTACCTGTGATGGAGGAGTCCAGACCCGCAAACGTCTCTGCTCTGACCCCATCCCCAAATATGGAGGAAAGGACTGCGTTGGTGATGCTTCTGTATCTCAAAGGTGCAACAAACAGACCTGCCCTGTTG ATGGTTGTATCTCCAGCCCATGCTTCCCCGGCGCAAAGTGCAACAGCTTCCCCGACGGCTCTTTCAGGTGCGGCAAGTGTCCACTTGGCTACTCTGGGAACGGCGTCGCCTGCAAAGACGTCGACGAGTGTAAACTGGTCCCCGATGCTTGCCACACACATAACGGAGTCCACCGCTGTGAGAACACCGCGCCCGGCTACAACTGCCTGCCCTGCCCCGGTCGTTTCTCCGGTCCTCAGCCCTTTGGAAGAGGACTGGAACAGGCAACTTCTAAAAAACAG GTTTGCAAACCCCGCAACCCTTGCCAAGACGGTAGCCACGACTGCCATAAGAATGCAAACTGCATCTACTTGGGCGTTTACTCCGAGTCCATGTTCCGCTGCGAGTGCAGGCCAGGGTACGCCGGGAACGGTCGTATTTGCGGAGAGGACAGCGACCTGGACGGATGGCCCAACACTGACCTGCGTTGTGTGGAGAACGCCACCTACCACTGCAAGAAG GATAACTGCCCCAACCTTCCCAACTCTGGCCAGGAAGATCACGACAAAGATGGCCTGGGTGATGAATGTGACCATGATGATGACAATGATGGGATCCCCGATGATAGG GACAACTGCCCAAAAGTGTACAACCCTGCCCAGTATGACGCAGACAGAGATGATGTTGGCGACAGCTGTGACAACTGTGTGTTTGAGGCCAACACTGACCAAACCGACACTGACAACAACGGAGAGGGTGATGCCTGCGCTGTTGACATTGATGGCGATG GCATCTTGAACGAGAACGACAACTGCCCATATGTTTACAACGTGGACCAGAGAGACACCGACAGGGATGGTGTGGGAGATCATTGTGACAACTGCCCTCTGGAGCACAACCCTGATCAG TTCGACTCTGACTCAGATCTCGTAGGAGACAAGTGCGACAACAACCAGGACATTGACGAGGACGGCCACCAGAACAACTTGGACAACTGCCCCTACATAGCCAACGCCAACCAGGCCGACCACGACAAGGACGGCAAGGGTGACGCCTGCGACCATGACGATGACAACGACGGCATTCCTGACGAGAAAGACAACTGCAGGCTGGCATTTAACCCTGATCAGCTGGACTCTGATG GTGATGGCCGTGGTGATATATGCAAAGACGATTTTGACCAAGACAATGTTCTGGACATCTATGACGTGTGCCCGGAGAACTTCGACATCAGCGAAACAGACTTCCGCAGGTTCCAGATGGTTCCTCTGGACCCCAAGGGCACCTCCCAGATCGACCCCAACTGGGTGGTCCGCCATCAGGGCAAGGAGCTGGTGCAGACCGTCAACTGCGATCCCGGCATTGCTGTTG GTTACGACGAGTTCAGCGCGGTGGATTTCAGTGGAACCTTCTTTATCAACACTGACAGAGATGACGACTACGCCGGGTTCGTGTTCGGCTACCAGTCCAGCTCGCGCTTCTACACGGTGATGTGGAAACAGATCACGCAGACCTACTGGTCCCACACGCCCACAAGAGCTCAAGGCTACTCTGGCCTGTCGATCAAAGTGGTCAACTCCACCACCGGACCTGGCGAGCATCTGAGGAACGCCCTGTGGCACACCGGAGACACCGCAGGACAG GTGCGCACCCTGTGGCACGACCCCAAGAACATTGGCTGGAAGGACTTCACTGCCTACAGATGGCATCTGACCCACAGACCCAAGTCTGGACTTATTAG AGTGGTCATGTACGAAGGCAAGAGAATTATGGCTGATTCTGGAAACATCTACGACAAGACGTACGCTGGTGGGCGACTGGGCTTGTACGTCTTCTCTCAGGAGATGGTTTACTTCTCAGATCTCAAATACGAATGCAGAG ATACATAA